Proteins from a genomic interval of Sinobacterium norvegicum:
- a CDS encoding TAXI family TRAP transporter solute-binding subunit has translation MGIAKKFSLAAAAAATALTASLAVQAAEEQFISIGTGGVTGVYYPVGGHICGMINRDRANHGIRCSAESTGGSVANINTIRAGEMEFGIAQSDTQAAAYDGTGMFEGNAYKGLRSVFSLHAEPIQILVRGDANIKTLDDLVGKRVNIANPGSGSRVNADLIMAEKGWDKSTFRITAELRNSEQAQALCDGKFDATFWSAGLPNASTQEATSTCDVKVLPIDGQFAADFLKKYPAYSEVTVPGGMFMGNDNDIVTLGPLGTLVSSDKVSDDVVYELTKAVFSNFNRFRRLHPALNNLDAEAMATNSLVAPMHPGAERYYREREWIK, from the coding sequence ATGGGAATAGCAAAGAAGTTTTCATTGGCAGCTGCGGCTGCGGCGACAGCACTGACTGCTTCATTGGCGGTACAGGCCGCTGAAGAGCAGTTCATCTCGATTGGTACAGGTGGCGTGACTGGTGTTTACTACCCTGTTGGTGGTCATATCTGCGGTATGATTAACCGCGATCGTGCCAATCATGGCATTCGTTGCTCTGCGGAGTCCACTGGTGGTTCAGTAGCTAACATCAACACGATCCGTGCGGGTGAGATGGAGTTTGGTATTGCGCAGTCTGATACTCAAGCTGCCGCTTACGACGGTACAGGCATGTTTGAAGGTAATGCCTACAAGGGGTTGCGTTCGGTTTTCTCTCTTCATGCTGAGCCCATTCAAATCTTAGTCCGTGGTGACGCGAATATTAAGACGCTTGATGACCTTGTTGGTAAGCGCGTTAACATTGCCAACCCTGGTTCTGGTAGCCGTGTTAATGCCGATTTGATTATGGCTGAAAAAGGCTGGGATAAATCCACGTTCCGTATCACTGCTGAGCTGCGTAACTCTGAGCAGGCTCAAGCGCTTTGTGATGGTAAGTTTGATGCGACTTTCTGGTCAGCGGGTTTGCCAAACGCCTCAACCCAGGAAGCGACGTCTACCTGTGATGTTAAGGTGCTGCCTATCGACGGCCAGTTCGCCGCCGACTTCCTGAAGAAGTATCCTGCCTATTCAGAGGTAACCGTTCCCGGTGGTATGTTCATGGGTAACGATAACGATATCGTGACACTCGGCCCCCTAGGTACATTGGTTAGCTCAGATAAAGTCTCTGACGATGTTGTCTATGAGTTGACCAAGGCAGTATTCTCTAACTTCAACCGCTTCCGTCGTCTGCACCCAGCATTGAATAACTTGGATGCAGAGGCAATGGCGACCAACTCTTTGGTAGCCCCTATGCACCCTGGTGCAGAGCGTTACTACCGAGAGCGTGAGTGGATTAAGTAA